CCACGCACAACTTCTTTGGCTACATGCTCCCTCCTAGGATATTCCTCATTCTTCCTCCTCTTGTTACGGAAATCCTCCAAAGCTTCATGCTTATCTTTCAAGCTATCACCTCTTTCTTTGTGTCTTGAGACTCTTGAGCTGACATCCTTGTCATATGGAACCCTGTAGGTACCATTATCCAACTGTTTTCTTGATCGAAAGGAATCATCATTGTCGCTTCTCTCATTTTCACGAACCCTACCCTTATCCCTCTTTCTTGGTTCATCATGTTTAACCCTTTTTCCATAGAGATCATCATTTCTACGTTCCCGATCCACATCAGAGCTAACCCTATCTCTTTGACTTTCAAAGCCACCAATCCTTATGTGTGATTGATGTGCCGAGCTAGGGTGTCGGTCCTTGTGAGAGTATGAATTCTCTCTACTTTTAATCACCATACCGTTTGTCTCTGTTTTTTTGCCCCCATCTTGCTCTCTTCTATGGAATACCTGCTCATTATCATGAGATTGCATTCTAATGCTACCCAGATGAACATCATGTGGATCCTGACGTACTTCAAAACCATCCCTTTGCTTATGATAATCCCTGCTGCTTTCTGATATTGCTTTGCTGTTATCGCTACTTCTTACAGATTTCGAGTCCTCACAATCACTTCCATCCCCAAACAAAGGTTGCTCAACTTGAGATGTCATTTTCTGTCTCTCTGCTACCCCATCCTTAATGACATCTCTGTTGTCCACTGCATTTAAGTCTCTATCTCCCTTTTCCAACCTGGAAGTTCTATCAGCTGTCCGAGCTTCCTCAAGCTGATTGTTTTCAATACTGGATTCCTTCACATCCTCAACGACGGGAAATGACAAGTGTGCACTATGTCTACCTTCCATGCTTTCAACTGACCCTTCTTTTTTATTGTCAACAATTGTCACTTCTCGACTGCAAGTAAAACGGGGAGACTGATCATCACATGCACTTCCTTGCATTTTCCTGCAAATAGAAAACAGAGATGGTGTTAATGAATTGCAGGTTAAAATAACTGAGCAATCATCAAAAACCACCAGGACATGCAAAGAATAACAAAGTAAGTTGTTGTCcttaaaaatgaaagtttttacTAAGACAACAACAACCTAAACTTGAAAAACCATCCCTTCCTGTAACGTTTGCAAGCATCTAAGTTGTTGGacaatccttttctttttcatttcaaatataaatttgacaaatatatttttttaaccaaattatGTTCTACATTGAGTGGTTGCATGAGCTTTGATCTTAGATTCAGCCTTCTTTTTCTCTAGGAGTTGGATATGTTTCATTATGTTGCATTCGATGTTTTCATAGGATATGGAATGCTTATGTGAGAAAGAATAAGAAGCCGACATTGACCAATCTGGCCAGAACTAGAAGTATTTGCTACTAATTGTGCTTTGGGCAATTCTTTACGGATCTGAATTATCATTTTTGGGTCCTATCTCATGCCGCCCAAGTTCAAAATGCATCATACACAATCTACGCATAAATAGGATCAAAGTGGAATGGATTAAGAAtggttttaaatttaacttggATTGGCTGAATTATCTATATCTATCCTATGTAAAGAACATAATAGGAGTCAGGAGTTTGGTACCTAGAATCAGAGTAGTCGATTGTCTTTTCCTGGGGGAAGGGCAAATGTTCATCTTCTATGGGTATGCTAGTAGGACTCCCTTTCATATTGAGCATTCTTCTTCCAATCAGCTCCCCCTTTTGACCATTAAAATACTTGGACTCTGACCTTGGAATTTCATATCCAGATACATGGTCATCACTAAAATCCTTTATCTGGGGCTCATCACCCTCTTGTTGATCTTGAACATCAATTTTTGCATCGGAAACATCATCTGCTGGATCCTGCAAAACAATCTGTTCATAAAAATATGGTGAGTAACAACAACATTGCACATGCAGGATGCAACAATAAAAGACAAATCTAATTACGACACACTGTTAATGACAATAGCTCAAAAACCTCAATGATAGCATCCGATTCACGGATTCGAGGAGGTCGGGTGTCAATGGAAGGAAGACGATCACCGGAACCACTTTCCACCTGTATTGCTCTCCCAGTTGGCTGAAAAAATGAATAACATTAATAACTCCTAGCAAGAGaatcaaaaagaaaagcagaaacTTCTACAAATTTTGTACTATAATAACCAGACACAAGCTGGCCAATACgccagaaataaaaaaaaaagtagctgGCCATAATGCAATAGAGGAGTTCAATGAATGGTAGAAATACATACAATTGGTGGTCGCATAGGTCCAGAACCTTTTATTAGATCATTTTGTCCAACATCTGACTTTACATAATTACCATTATTAACAGGAACATCATGTATACCAGAAGCTGCAGCTAATTCAGGGGGCAAATCTGGATCATAGTCCTGGAATGAAATCGAGTagatgatttaatttattttaaataagaactGGACCAAAACAACTCCAGAAATATGTGATAACGAACTGTTCCTAGCCAACACTAACATCATTACCTGCTCTGTTCGACCCCTCTCATAAACATGGATCTTGCTTTGCATGGTAGACTCCAGACGTAGTTGTTCCTAGAAGAAAgtcaaaaaatgattttctcaGTCTACACTAAATTTCTACTGGAAAAGAATATAAGCAAAAAAATTACCAGTTGTTTGCAATAATCTTTCCAGGTATTATCATTCAAACCGAAGTTGAAAAATTCTGATACATCAACACCAGGATATTTCCATGGTTTCTCCTCAAAACTATCAATATCAACATCAAATATTGtcctgaaaagaaaaagtggcaGGTTAAATAAGAAATCACTGGGAGATAAATCAGTGTAGTAATAAAATGGAGAACGCAGGGGGCGATAAAATGGAGGTGTAAACGATTCAGTAGATTTGTCCAACAAAAACGTCATTCCGagaaaaatgaataatgatGACCTTGGTTAACATATTGATCTAACAACTTATGCAATATAAAGATCGTTTACTAACCATATCTACACTTTATACTTCAAATCAAAATTACCAAAAAGctttttatatatcaaaaggaaaacaaaaaaaaaatattattagccTCTTTCCACTCAAACCACATGTTTCATATTCCAAACACTTCTCCCCTAAATGCAATGCTACGCGGATGCTTAACAAAAAGAATTTCTAGTTAGCAGTTGACATCAATCACTTCATTTGTTGTCTTAACACGGCTAGAGACAAATAAAATtgtcaattaaattttacttttgagAAGGAAGCATAAATTCCAATCCACCACCAAAGCCTCGTCCTGCTGCACTGTGTCCCCGCATAGGTAATCCAGAACCTGCTTGAAAACCTTTTTGCATGGCTGCAGCACCTTTTATTACAGCTGGTCTCCAGTCCCCTCTGCCATGACCGGCCACAGGATTCATGTTAGCTTGTGGACGAATGTGACCAAGAGGACCTCCTGGAGTAGAACTAGTTGCTGCAGGTGTGGATGCTGCACCTGGCCTGACATACTACattacaattaaaacaaaagtgaaaaatgCAAATCATTAGATACTTAATTACTTTCCGTTTCAAAATCCATGGTTCACATCTTTATATACTTAAACGAACGAAACAATTATACGGGTCTGGAGTAAATGAAATATCTAACTGTCCGATGAATGGAACAAAATATAGTTTCTCCTCTTCCATAAAAGATTAGTTTTAAGATGAAAATTAATCAATGAACCAGCAGAGAGGAAGTACAACAACCGGCCAAATTTAGAAACATGATTACTGATAGAATCTTTGGAGACACAAGTTCTGTAGGTTCAACATGCATAGAAACACAAATTATAGAAACAAACAATTGATCACAAGACCCCACTAGAATGTGCTAGGAGAGCCCCCAACTCACTTGACGCTTCATAATGCCATTATGCTTCCAACCCacaatgaaaatttttaacttttgcaGTGGGATAGGAATTTTATACCAAATTCTCTCAGAAGCTCACTTTTTGGATAAAAATTACAGCACATAAACCACTTGGGTTGACACTCATATAACCAAAATCAAGTACATCTGAAACAAATTGGTAAATACTCAcccaaatataattaataaccaATATAGTTTGAGCGCATAAACCTTTCAGTGAATTTTTTTCCATTCTAATGTATTTAAAGGTTTCTTGGAAGAAACGAGCCATATAATAAATCAGgcaaaataatttcataattgcGAATAATGTAGACTTATTGAAGTGAGACCCACATAAAATTCATCCAACAATACTAAATGAGGGCATAAAAGTGTGTCAAAGAATATGTTTCTGGAATTCTGAAAACAGAATTCAGCTAATTACCTGTGTCTGCGGCATCTCAAACTGGATTTAATATACATGTTATGAATGATTCTTTAAGGCAACAGCAAATTATAACTAATTGCTATATAAAAATTAcctcataattttatataatacacAATTTTTAAAAGGTGATGCAGGCTGAGCAGCATGAACATCCCACAttattgaagatatattttttgtgttcttttacTAATTCTTTTATGCTATGATTACTTGTGCTGAAGTTATTTAGAATGATGGTGCCAGTAAAGGTCAAACTCAAGCTCATAAAAACTATAACACTGTAGtcctatataaataaatttctctacaaaattttatagaaaagaaaatgaaaaggtaaaatgaattgagttatttttctataatctaaaatcaacttataatTTAGACAagacaatttttattaaatggcaaaaaaaataattgcattttaaaataaacttaattcatttttccttctcattttcttcttttacaagtgtttattaaaaataaataaaaaattatccacTCAGAGCCAATGTCTAGAACCAAAACATTCAAGAAGCTTAATGTGCCAAGTGAAAGCTTGTGCGTGATTTTTACATTTGTGAGTTATTAGTTAGATCTCAGACTCAGAATCATTGCAGTATGGCTGTAAGTTTTAGTCATGTTTCACTACTGTGCAGTGTCTGGAATTCAGGTGCTCAATTTCCATCATTAAACAAAACCAGTGAACGTGGTTTGGACATGTAAAAGAATGACAACTATAAACATTAGTAAGAAGAGTAGATTGCATacttttagttttgagaaaaaagatagaaagagatGGAGCAAGACATTGAAAGTAGTTGAGAAAAGAAATTCTATGGTAAATAACATATCAAAGAGTATGGTAAGACGTTTTGTTATTGATGTCTTCGTCGCAATTCAAGCAACAAAGATACAAAGATCAAGCAGTTTCTATTCCCcagaaagtaaaaaagaaaaaatcccCCAAAATTCAGTGAAACTGTTCTGTAGTCTGCACCACCTTGGATGGAGCATTTATTTGATAAGTTGATTAAAGTTAAATATGGAAAccagtaaaaataattaatgtcaaCATGGTTTAATATTTAGAGTAATTCATtcattttcctttaatagaAAGCTTGATACACAAGCCAGAAGGAATATTAACAGTTATACTTCAAGATTCACCAAATGCAAAGGAACTGGATTAACAAAATGGAGAAAACACTCATTGTAATTCATTTTGCCATTGTAGTCGATTGGGAAATAACCGTGACTCAACCATGAAACATGAGTGAGCTTCCCAAAGAATTTTTGTATATGAACTTGggaataaactaattttagtttatgagaGAGACTTACTACATCCTtccatcttattttattttttcccatAAACCAGTACCATAATTATTTGCCTTTTTCATTCACATTTAACAAAAAGCAAGGTTGCCAAGGTACACGTTATTCAGATACCATACAGAACCTCATATTCGTTGGTCCTTGAATCCAAGGCTCGGCCAAtgtacaaaaagaaaagaaaaggataacaaaataataatttcaactaaatTTTTCTCATTGGTATAACTGTGCAAGTGCAAGTCACGgtatgaaataatattaataataaaaaaaatattacaaaatcttTTTGTATTGGCTTCTTTCTATTTTCACTGCCttttaagcttttcttcttctttttcagcTATTCACAACAAGGAAGCACAAAAGAGACACAACACCAGCTGAATTCCATCATCAAACTTTATCTACTATTATTCTTAAAAGTACAATTACAACGACACTGACCTTAAACTGAGAATGAAAAGGATGATGATAACCCTGATTGCTGTACCCAACTTTCCGCGCAAGTACTCTCACCGACTCTCCCACATCCTTCTTCTCACCATCAACCAGTTGAGTAGAATTCTCGCCCCAATCGCGCTCTTCAGTGTCGCCAGCTGCCGCCGCAACATCGGGGCCACGGTCATCACCGGCATCCGGAAGGCCACCGGCGTCCAACACAATCTGCAGGTCATCATCGCTATCATCGCTGTCTTCCCAATCATCACCCTCGCCGATTCTTCTGGAAGCTTCTACTGCATCTCCGGTTAGCCCCGGAATGAGCGGCTCGTCGTCAATTTCCTCATCCTCTATGTCGAATTTGACGTCACTGTCGATCAAATCAACGGAAGGTTTATCGGTGACGTTGGAATCAGCAATTACATGTTCCACGTGGTGCGGTGATTGTTGAGGTGATTGCTGGCGGTGAATGGGTTGAGCTTTAGGAAGCGAAGGAGAGGAAGGAGCGAAGGGCATAGGAAGATCGGTGTATAAACCACCGAAGTCATCATCGTCTTCCATGGCGATTGTGTTGGAGAAAGTGTATTGAGGTTAGAAGAAAAAGGGTTTTGTTTTGCTTAGTTTGTTTGGGAGATGGCAGAGTGCCAAAGCCCAATCTTCATCACCTTCTTAATGTGATCTTTTATGTTGTATTttcatcaaaaaaaaaaaaacaatacccACTTTCTCTTCTAACATCTCCTTTTAAGCTAGTAGAATTATAtgtcttttacttttacatttaaatgTTTGAGAACTTAACtccaaattttgtattttaaggATAAGATATTGATAAAATCCTTTTATGatagattataatattatagatttatagTCTTAGGAtacaaacacatttaaaaaactGTTCTGTAacagtttagaaaaaaaattgttttataatttatttctatgATCACCCTGTGAATAGATGATGAAATAGGTGATgatataaagatgaaaattttATCGAATAATTCCGTAACCTTTTACTAATTGTTTTGTACATGGCTTTATCATGTAGCTTTATCATATagcttttttgaaaaatttattgaatatatatatattataattataatgatgaataattatattaatattttatatttttttaaatttttttttttgattaattttatattgttttatttaataatttatattattaaatgagaCGTTGGAGTTCAAAAttgtacaaaattatataattttataattgtttattttatgatttctttaaaatatactaatttttctttatgcattctggaagaaaaaaaacatttttttcttaaagatagGAGAATCTTTGACACTGAAATTTTAAACgtgtctattttcttttaatattttaacttttttatacttGATAGTAGTTTTAtctataaaagaatattatatttaaatgatatcATATCTTAAAAAGCTATAATAAGGAcaagtttttaattcaaatggctagtgattaaatttttattgggCGAACTAACGGGTTATTGAGCGAGTGTGCTTTCATGCACTAATTTTCGAacaaacatattttcttttaacaaaattaacagagtccaaatctatttatatgtatttttatggTATGTTTAATGTGTGATTCt
This genomic stretch from Vigna radiata var. radiata cultivar VC1973A chromosome 7, Vradiata_ver6, whole genome shotgun sequence harbors:
- the LOC106768468 gene encoding FIP1[V]-like protein isoform X1; this encodes MEDDDDFGGLYTDLPMPFAPSSPSLPKAQPIHRQQSPQQSPHHVEHVIADSNVTDKPSVDLIDSDVKFDIEDEEIDDEPLIPGLTGDAVEASRRIGEGDDWEDSDDSDDDLQIVLDAGGLPDAGDDRGPDVAAAAGDTEERDWGENSTQLVDGEKKDVGESVRVLARKVGYSNQGYHHPFHSQFKYVRPGAASTPAATSSTPGGPLGHIRPQANMNPVAGHGRGDWRPAVIKGAAAMQKGFQAGSGLPMRGHSAAGRGFGGGLEFMLPSQKTIFDVDIDSFEEKPWKYPGVDVSEFFNFGLNDNTWKDYCKQLEQLRLESTMQSKIHVYERGRTEQDYDPDLPPELAAASGIHDVPVNNGNYVKSDVGQNDLIKGSGPMRPPIPTGRAIQVESGSGDRLPSIDTRPPRIRESDAIIEIVLQDPADDVSDAKIDVQDQQEGDEPQIKDFSDDHVSGYEIPRSESKYFNGQKGELIGRRMLNMKGSPTSIPIEDEHLPFPQEKTIDYSDSRKMQGSACDDQSPRFTCSREVTIVDNKKEGSVESMEGRHSAHLSFPVVEDVKESSIENNQLEEARTADRTSRLEKGDRDLNAVDNRDVIKDGVAERQKMTSQVEQPLFGDGSDCEDSKSVRSSDNSKAISESSRDYHKQRDGFEVRQDPHDVHLGSIRMQSHDNEQVFHRREQDGGKKTETNGMVIKSRENSYSHKDRHPSSAHQSHIRIGGFESQRDRVSSDVDRERRNDDLYGKRVKHDEPRKRDKGRVRENERSDNDDSFRSRKQLDNGTYRVPYDKDVSSRVSRHKERGDSLKDKHEALEDFRNKRRKNEEYPRREHVAKEVVRGYRENVNRHKPEKDSTLDPRKRDEHQRSRVDLDIQYAARQKNEAWLLRERGNRKRDREEWHQVKQSHEEHPFKRERGGRDSVRSGREAEEKISAGLVRAKDEHKVSEKEYQHREAMRHSDQLKTTDRVKGESPHRKGHDDAYVRGNQYNSEERRSREEKSSSRGYCATNSLDTQRVHERKRDDGSMKSKEPIVGSLGTSNKSPEAQSGQTNFKGVKGSGDEDHAEDEIPGHRLSRKRNGEANSDNEQQDSQRGRSKYDRWTKDLSNSSKSSSSLKFKDLEKDNNDGSSESGKPVDESTKLVYTNHQPHLSVEGKDFVDVEMKDVKAKELEDQHPDTVDKLKKRSERFRVPRPSEKEAAVKKLEDENPMDFSEVKQERPPRKRRWIDVPSVRNQRHPW
- the LOC106768468 gene encoding FIP1[V]-like protein isoform X2; protein product: MEDDDDFGGLYTDLPMPFAPSSPSLPKAQPIHRQQSPQQSPHHVEHVIADSNVTDKPSVDLIDSDVKFDIEDEEIDDEPLIPGLTGDAVEASRRIGEGDDWEDSDDSDDDLQIVLDAGGLPDAGDDRGPDVAAAAGDTEERDWGENSTQLVDGEKKDVGESVRVLARKVGYSNQGYHHPFHSQFKYVRPGAASTPAATSSTPGGPLGHIRPQANMNPVAGHGRGDWRPAVIKGAAAMQKGFQAGSGLPMRGHSAAGRGFGGGLEFMLPSQKTIFDVDIDSFEEKPWKYPGVDVSEFFNFGLNDNTWKDYCKQLEQLRLESTMQSKIHVYERGRTEQDYDPDLPPELAAASGIHDVPVNNGNYVKSDVGQNDLIKGSGPMRPPIPTGRAIQVESGSGDRLPSIDTRPPRIRESDAIIEIVLQDPADDVSDAKIDVQDQQEGDEPQIKDFSDDHVSGYEIPRSESKYFNGQKGELIGRRMLNMKGSPTSIPIEDEHLPFPQEKTIDYSDSRKMQGSACDDQSPRFTCSREVTIVDNKKEGSVESMEGRHSAHLSFPVVEDVKESSIENNQLEEARTADRTSRLEKGDRDLNAVDNRDVIKDGVAERQKMTSQVEQPLFGDGSDCEDSKSVRSSDNSKAISESSRDYHKQRDGFEVRQDPHDVHLGSIRMQSHDNEQVFHRREQDGGKKTETNGMVIKSRENSYSHKDRHPSSAHQSHIRIGGFESQRDRVSSDVDRERRNDDLYGKRVKHDEPRKRDKGRVRENERSDNDDSFRSRKQLDNGTYRVPYDKDVSSRVSRHKERGDSLKDKHEALEDFRNKRRKNEEYPRREHVAKEVVRGYRENVNRHKPEKDSTLDPRKRDEHQRSRVDLDIQYAARQKNEAWLLRERGNRKRDREEWHQVKQSHEEHPFKRERGGRDSVRSGREAEEKISAGLVRAKDEHKVSEKEYQHREAMRHSDQLKTTDRVKGESPHRKGHDDAYVRGNQYNSEERRSREEKSSSRGYCATNSLDTQRVHERKRDDGSMKSKEPIVGSLGTSNKSPEAQSGQTNFKGVKGSGDEDHAEDEIPGHRLSRKRNGEANSDNEQQDSQRGRSKYDRWTKDLSNSSKSSSSLKFKDLEKDNNDGSSESGKPVDESTKLVYTNHQPHLSVEGKDFVDVEMKDVKAKELEDQHPDTVDKLKKRSERFRVPRPSEKEAAVKKLEDENPMDFSEVKQERPPRKRRWIGN